Proteins found in one Leptotrichia trevisanii DSM 22070 genomic segment:
- a CDS encoding tRNA1(Val) (adenine(37)-N6)-methyltransferase, whose translation MKKTGEETITPIKNMKIIQRNDFQNFTLDSVLLSDFVKINRKTKKILDIGTGSGIIALLLAQRSKAQITGIELQETMAEIAKRNIENNNFENQIQIINEDVKNYKNIFSRDEFDTIITNPPYFEFTGDISQTNDLEQLANARHNINLTLEEIIKISSYLLKNMGSFSIVFRSKRLAEVLSLLQKYNLEPKRMKNCYTKWNENSKICLLEAIKDAKKGFSIEMPIFVYDENGRRSEYVENLYK comes from the coding sequence ATGAAAAAAACTGGAGAAGAAACAATCACTCCAATAAAAAATATGAAAATCATTCAGCGAAACGACTTTCAAAACTTCACGCTTGATTCTGTTTTACTTTCTGATTTTGTAAAAATTAACCGGAAAACTAAAAAAATTCTTGATATTGGCACTGGCAGCGGAATTATCGCATTACTTCTGGCACAACGCTCAAAAGCACAAATCACAGGTATAGAATTACAAGAAACAATGGCAGAAATTGCAAAAAGAAATATTGAAAATAACAACTTTGAAAATCAGATTCAGATAATAAATGAGGATGTTAAAAATTACAAAAATATTTTTTCTCGTGATGAATTTGATACAATCATTACAAACCCTCCGTATTTTGAATTTACTGGCGACATTTCCCAGACAAACGATTTAGAGCAGCTAGCAAATGCAAGGCATAATATCAATTTGACACTTGAAGAAATAATAAAAATTTCTTCTTACTTATTAAAAAATATGGGTAGTTTCTCAATCGTATTCCGAAGTAAACGCCTAGCAGAAGTTCTATCACTTTTACAAAAATACAATTTAGAACCAAAACGAATGAAAAACTGCTATACAAAATGGAATGAAAATTCAAAAATTTGCCTTTTAGAAGCAATAAAAGACGCAAAGAAAGGATTTTCTATTGAAATGCCAATTTTTGTTTATGATGAAAATGGAAGAAGAAGTGAATATGTTGAGAATTTGTATAAATAA
- a CDS encoding YebC/PmpR family DNA-binding transcriptional regulator, with translation MGRHGTIAGRKEAQDKKRAASFTKLVRLITVAARGGENPEFNVALKHAIEKAKAINMPNDNINRAIKKGAGTDGSTAFETLNYEGYGPAGVAIIVEALTDNKNRTASSVKMAFDRNGGNLGVSGSVSYMFGRKGEIIIEKTDDIDEEALMEVALEAGMEDMETLEDSYYITTETANFDAVADALRNAGYTLLEADIQYLPSIEVDTLGEEDLQKLRKLIDTLENDDDVQKVHHNYAGEL, from the coding sequence ATGGGAAGACATGGTACAATAGCTGGGCGTAAGGAAGCACAGGATAAAAAAAGAGCCGCATCATTCACAAAACTTGTCAGACTTATAACAGTGGCAGCAAGAGGCGGAGAAAATCCTGAATTTAACGTTGCCCTAAAACATGCAATCGAAAAAGCAAAGGCAATTAATATGCCTAATGACAACATTAACAGAGCAATCAAGAAAGGAGCTGGAACTGACGGTTCAACAGCCTTTGAAACATTAAATTATGAAGGTTATGGCCCTGCGGGAGTTGCAATCATTGTAGAAGCTCTTACAGATAACAAAAACAGAACTGCTTCATCTGTAAAAATGGCTTTTGATAGAAATGGCGGAAACCTTGGAGTTTCTGGATCAGTTTCATATATGTTCGGAAGAAAAGGCGAAATCATTATTGAAAAAACTGATGATATTGATGAAGAAGCACTAATGGAAGTGGCACTTGAAGCTGGAATGGAAGATATGGAAACTCTAGAAGATAGTTATTATATCACAACTGAAACAGCGAACTTTGACGCAGTAGCAGATGCTTTAAGAAACGCAGGATACACTTTGCTTGAAGCAGATATTCAATATTTGCCATCTATCGAAGTTGACACTCTTGGTGAAGAAGACTTGCAAAAATTAAGAAAATTAATTGACACTCTGGAAAATGACGATGATGTCCAAAAAGTTCATCACAACTACGCTGGAGAACTATAA
- a CDS encoding fructose bisphosphate aldolase, protein MKERLEKMRNGKGFIAALDQSGGSTPKALKLYGIDESEYSNDAEMFDLIHKMRTRIIKSPAFNDTKILGAILFEQTMDRKIDGKYTADFLWEEKKVLPFLKVDKGLEELEDGVQTMKPMPELDDLLKRANERHIFGTKMRSVIKKASPAGIAKVVDQQFEIANKIIAAGLIPIIEPEVDIHNVDKAECETILKNEIKKHLDKLPETSNVMLKVTLPTVENFYEDLTKHPRVVRVVALSGGYPREKANEILSKNKGIIASFSRALTEGLSAQQSDEEFNKTLEATIEGIYEASVK, encoded by the coding sequence ATGAAAGAAAGATTGGAAAAAATGAGAAATGGAAAAGGATTTATTGCAGCATTGGATCAAAGTGGAGGAAGCACTCCGAAAGCATTGAAATTGTATGGAATTGACGAAAGTGAGTATTCAAATGATGCAGAGATGTTTGACTTGATTCATAAAATGAGAACTAGAATTATAAAAAGTCCAGCATTTAACGATACAAAAATTTTGGGTGCTATTTTATTTGAGCAAACTATGGATAGAAAAATTGATGGAAAATATACAGCAGATTTCTTGTGGGAAGAAAAGAAAGTTTTGCCATTCTTGAAAGTTGACAAAGGACTTGAAGAATTAGAAGATGGGGTTCAAACAATGAAACCGATGCCAGAATTGGATGACCTTTTGAAAAGAGCAAATGAAAGACATATTTTTGGAACAAAAATGCGTTCTGTTATAAAAAAGGCATCTCCAGCTGGAATTGCAAAAGTTGTAGATCAGCAGTTTGAAATTGCAAACAAAATTATTGCAGCAGGGCTTATTCCAATAATTGAACCAGAAGTGGATATTCACAATGTTGATAAAGCAGAATGTGAAACAATATTAAAAAATGAAATTAAAAAGCATCTTGATAAATTGCCTGAAACTTCAAATGTTATGTTAAAAGTAACATTGCCAACAGTTGAAAACTTTTATGAAGATTTGACAAAACATCCAAGAGTTGTAAGAGTAGTAGCATTATCAGGAGGTTACCCAAGAGAAAAAGCAAATGAAATTCTTTCAAAAAATAAAGGAATAATCGCAAGTTTCTCAAGAGCATTAACTGAAGGATTGTCAGCACAGCAAAGTGATGAAGAATTTAACAAAACTTTAGAAGCAACAATCGAAGGAATTTACGAGGCTTCAGTAAAATAA
- a CDS encoding PolC-type DNA polymerase III: MSTKYLKVKPSEDFFRKYGIKNFEIEYVNLFSRKREMEIFIKVNSLVAHSEIQDLRQLLYKSFENGLKLKIKMDVNPELIQKDVVGFVKFAIENYKHESKRYQYIFASYEVESLESTVFIKLPSHHLIEEARRTEAKEELTRKIYECMDNSIKIEFVNGDFEEVKAKIKAQNELNSVKASELPKYENASVSNGNGSKYGGNGNFNNGNNGNGYSNGGNANGGNNKGNYKWKKIPDLDAMSFSTLDILNNGDDVALEGKIFNVDMKETKNGKLMCDFMITDYTDSVSCRIFFNTDEDIKVKLGEWVKVTGSFEADMYSGEKYVRTQRVEVIESKDVKKEDNAPKKRIELHAHTNMSEMSGVMSIKDYAKRAKEFGHSGIAVTDYGVVHSFPFAFKEANEDFKVIFGMEAYVVDDEQDLITNPKDKMIEDEIYVVFDIETTGFDPFNDKIIEIGAVKMRGREIIGEFSEFVNPEIPIPPKITELTTITDEMVANAEKIETVLPRFLEFCTDTTVVAHNAKFDVGFIKQKTIEQGLEYSPSVIDTLPLARTLLPDSRGYGLANLVKYFGITLETHHRAVDDAKATAEVFQKFLNMILSKGILKLIEINTDLQPNIQNSETLNTMILVKNQAGLRDLYELVSRSNIEFFGMRRPRIPKTLLNSMRENLLIASSASASERNKGELVNLYLRGAEKDDIEEKARFYDYIEIHPHTNYADMVERTSKEIESYDIIKEMNKYFYELGKSQNKIVVATGDAHYLEEREAINRNVLLLGSGTMWKTETSEGVRGYEFFDRKLYFKTTEEMLEAFNYLGEEAAQEVVVENTHKISDMIEQVHPIPTGFYPPKIDGAEDEVREMTYKKLEELYGENIDESLKERVEKELNSIIQNGFAVLYLIAQKLVHKSVDAGYLVGSRGSVGSSIVAYLMGITEVNGLYPHYRCPKCKHTEFMNEEGSGVDYPDKTCPECGTKYIKDGHAIPFEVFMGFNGDKVPDIDLNFSGEYQGEIHKYTEELFGSDNVFRAGTISTLAEKNAFGYVKKYLEEVEGTPEIKERKAEVMRIAKGCEGARKTTGQHPGGMIVVPKDKSIYDFCPIQRPANDMKSASKTTHFDYHVMDEQLVKLDILGHDDPTTLRILQDLTGVDIYTIPLDDKEVMSLFSGTEALGVTPDEIGSPTGTSGIPEFGTSFVKQMLVDTRPKTFAELVRISGLSHGTDVWLNNAQDYVRSGIATLSQIITVRDDIMNKLIDDGLDKSLAFSIMEFVRKGQPTKNREKWHEYSKTMKEHGVEQWYIDSCEKIKYMFPKGHAVAYVMMAVRIAYFKVHYPIEFYTAFLNRKVGDFKMTTMFRPVEELKRAKIEMDRKGNLNAKEKQELFLYEILIEMHYRKIELEQIDIYKSEAKLFTIQDGKIRMPLIAMDGLGEAVAENIVSERKVDFLSIEDLVKRTKLNKTIVELMKEYGCLKDLSATNQQTLF, encoded by the coding sequence ATGAGTACGAAGTATTTGAAGGTTAAGCCATCAGAAGATTTTTTTAGAAAATATGGAATTAAGAATTTTGAGATTGAGTATGTTAATCTGTTTTCTAGGAAAAGGGAGATGGAGATATTTATAAAAGTGAATAGTCTGGTTGCACATAGTGAGATACAGGACTTGAGGCAACTGCTTTATAAGAGTTTTGAGAATGGGTTGAAATTGAAGATTAAGATGGATGTTAATCCTGAGTTGATACAGAAGGATGTTGTTGGGTTTGTAAAATTTGCGATTGAGAATTATAAGCATGAGAGCAAGAGATATCAGTATATTTTTGCAAGTTATGAAGTGGAAAGTTTGGAAAGTACGGTGTTTATAAAATTACCATCGCACCATTTGATAGAAGAGGCAAGAAGAACTGAGGCAAAGGAAGAACTTACAAGAAAAATTTATGAATGTATGGACAATTCGATAAAAATTGAGTTTGTAAATGGAGATTTTGAGGAAGTGAAGGCTAAGATTAAGGCTCAAAATGAATTAAATTCGGTAAAGGCAAGTGAACTTCCAAAGTATGAAAATGCTAGTGTAAGTAATGGTAATGGCAGCAAATATGGAGGAAATGGAAATTTTAATAATGGAAATAATGGAAACGGTTATTCAAATGGCGGGAATGCTAATGGAGGCAACAATAAAGGTAATTACAAATGGAAAAAAATTCCTGATTTAGATGCTATGTCGTTTTCTACACTTGATATTTTGAACAATGGCGATGATGTGGCACTAGAAGGAAAAATTTTTAATGTGGATATGAAGGAAACTAAAAATGGGAAGTTAATGTGTGATTTTATGATTACAGATTATACAGATTCTGTTAGCTGTAGAATATTTTTTAACACGGATGAGGATATTAAGGTAAAACTTGGGGAATGGGTAAAGGTTACTGGAAGTTTTGAGGCGGATATGTATAGTGGGGAAAAATATGTCAGAACTCAAAGAGTGGAAGTTATTGAATCTAAAGATGTGAAAAAAGAGGACAACGCTCCGAAAAAAAGAATAGAACTTCATGCACATACGAATATGAGTGAAATGAGCGGAGTTATGTCAATCAAGGATTATGCGAAAAGGGCTAAAGAATTTGGACATAGTGGGATTGCTGTGACAGATTATGGAGTAGTGCATTCATTTCCGTTTGCGTTTAAGGAGGCAAATGAGGATTTTAAAGTTATTTTTGGGATGGAGGCGTATGTAGTTGATGACGAACAGGACTTGATTACCAATCCTAAGGATAAGATGATTGAAGATGAAATTTATGTTGTATTCGATATTGAAACGACAGGATTTGATCCGTTTAATGACAAGATAATTGAAATTGGGGCTGTGAAAATGCGTGGAAGGGAAATTATTGGAGAATTTTCTGAATTTGTAAATCCTGAAATTCCAATTCCTCCAAAAATAACAGAACTTACAACGATTACTGATGAAATGGTTGCAAATGCTGAAAAAATAGAAACTGTACTTCCAAGATTTCTAGAATTTTGTACCGATACAACGGTAGTTGCCCACAATGCGAAATTTGACGTGGGATTTATCAAGCAAAAAACTATTGAGCAAGGGCTTGAGTATTCTCCGAGCGTAATTGATACGTTGCCTTTGGCTAGAACATTGCTTCCTGATTCGAGAGGATATGGACTTGCTAATTTGGTAAAATATTTTGGGATTACGCTTGAAACTCACCATAGGGCTGTTGATGATGCGAAGGCTACTGCGGAAGTTTTTCAGAAATTTTTAAATATGATTTTAAGTAAAGGGATTTTGAAATTGATTGAGATTAATACGGATTTACAGCCAAATATTCAAAATTCTGAAACATTGAACACTATGATTCTGGTAAAAAATCAGGCGGGACTTCGGGACTTGTACGAGCTTGTATCACGTTCCAACATAGAATTTTTTGGAATGAGAAGACCTAGAATACCGAAAACTCTGTTAAACAGCATGAGGGAAAATCTGTTAATTGCAAGTTCTGCTTCGGCTTCTGAAAGAAATAAGGGAGAACTTGTAAATCTTTATTTACGTGGGGCGGAAAAAGATGATATTGAGGAAAAAGCGAGATTTTATGATTATATTGAGATTCATCCACATACAAACTATGCTGACATGGTGGAAAGAACGAGCAAGGAAATTGAAAGTTACGATATAATAAAGGAAATGAACAAGTATTTTTACGAACTTGGAAAAAGTCAGAATAAAATTGTAGTTGCCACAGGGGATGCACATTATCTTGAAGAGCGTGAAGCAATTAACAGGAATGTTCTTCTTTTGGGAAGCGGAACGATGTGGAAAACTGAAACTTCGGAGGGAGTTAGAGGATATGAGTTTTTTGACAGAAAATTGTATTTTAAAACTACCGAAGAAATGTTGGAGGCATTTAATTATCTGGGAGAAGAAGCGGCTCAGGAAGTTGTTGTGGAAAATACGCATAAAATTAGTGATATGATAGAACAGGTGCATCCAATCCCAACTGGATTCTATCCGCCGAAAATTGACGGAGCAGAAGATGAAGTAAGGGAAATGACTTATAAGAAACTTGAGGAACTTTATGGGGAAAACATTGATGAGAGCCTGAAGGAAAGAGTGGAAAAGGAGCTTAATTCGATTATTCAAAATGGATTTGCAGTGCTTTATCTGATTGCACAGAAACTTGTGCATAAATCGGTGGATGCAGGTTATCTTGTAGGTTCACGTGGTTCGGTTGGATCTTCAATAGTTGCCTATCTTATGGGAATTACCGAAGTGAACGGACTTTATCCACACTACAGATGTCCTAAATGTAAGCATACGGAATTTATGAACGAGGAAGGAAGTGGAGTTGACTATCCTGACAAAACTTGTCCAGAATGTGGTACAAAATATATAAAAGATGGACACGCCATCCCATTTGAAGTATTTATGGGATTTAATGGAGATAAGGTGCCAGATATTGACTTGAACTTTTCTGGGGAATATCAAGGAGAAATTCATAAATATACAGAAGAGCTGTTTGGAAGCGACAACGTCTTTCGTGCTGGAACGATTTCTACGCTTGCTGAAAAGAATGCTTTTGGATATGTGAAAAAGTATCTTGAAGAAGTGGAAGGAACGCCTGAAATAAAAGAAAGAAAAGCGGAAGTTATGAGAATTGCAAAAGGCTGTGAAGGTGCGAGAAAAACTACTGGACAGCATCCTGGCGGAATGATAGTCGTTCCAAAGGATAAGTCAATTTATGATTTTTGCCCAATCCAGCGTCCAGCAAACGATATGAAATCAGCTTCCAAGACAACCCATTTTGATTATCACGTAATGGACGAACAGCTTGTAAAACTAGATATACTGGGACACGATGATCCGACAACGCTTAGAATTTTACAGGATTTGACAGGTGTTGATATTTATACGATTCCGCTTGATGATAAGGAAGTAATGAGTTTATTCAGCGGTACAGAGGCACTTGGTGTAACTCCAGATGAAATCGGCTCTCCGACAGGTACATCAGGAATACCCGAATTTGGTACATCTTTCGTAAAACAGATGCTAGTTGACACACGTCCAAAAACTTTTGCGGAATTAGTCAGAATTTCTGGACTTTCACACGGAACAGATGTTTGGCTGAATAATGCACAGGACTACGTAAGAAGTGGAATTGCAACCTTGAGTCAGATTATCACAGTGCGGGATGACATTATGAATAAGCTGATTGACGATGGACTGGATAAATCATTAGCCTTTTCCATAATGGAATTTGTAAGAAAAGGACAGCCTACTAAAAATCGTGAAAAGTGGCATGAATATTCTAAAACGATGAAGGAACACGGTGTAGAGCAGTGGTACATTGATTCATGCGAAAAAATAAAATATATGTTCCCAAAAGGGCATGCGGTGGCTTATGTAATGATGGCAGTAAGAATCGCTTATTTTAAAGTGCATTATCCAATAGAATTTTACACAGCTTTCCTAAATAGAAAAGTTGGAGATTTTAAAATGACAACAATGTTCAGACCAGTAGAAGAATTGAAACGTGCAAAAATAGAAATGGACAGAAAAGGAAACTTAAATGCTAAAGAAAAGCAGGAATTATTTCTATACGAAATTTTG